The Candidatus Saccharimonadales bacterium nucleotide sequence GCGCTTGTTCATACCCCTCTTGATGTCATAGGTGCGGTGGTTGTCGCAAGCGTTGGTGCATTATGGTATTTTGAACGGGACAAAATACTAGTCAAAGCAAACACTCGCAAAATACACAAAAAACTAGTACAATAATCTCCATATTGAACGAGGGAGAGTGTTATGTCAAAAGTAGTTGAGCAAAAGCGAGAAGTTGTACCGTATATAGATATGGAGGTTCGCCAATTTGCGAGTATTTTGATTACCGGACTTGGTGTCGGGATTGTTATATGGGCACTTGAAGCTGTTCTTGCAACATATGTCTTTGGACCAATCATGTGTCATGATGCAGGTCAGGCGAGCTGCCGCTCAGTTGACACATATTCAGAAATTGTATCATCTGTATTCGGTACATTAGCTGGACTCGTCGCGCTCGTGCGACTACGTGTCTATAGACCACTTCTCGTTGTCCTCAGCGCTCTTATTGCACTCTGGGGACTATTTGTTGTCACGCGTGACATGACGTGGGCACTTAGTCTTACTTCATCCGCAGTATTATACGCTTTCGTGTATGGTTTATTTAGCTGGGTTGCACGAATTCGATCGTTTCTAATTTGTGTCGTTTTCATCATTATTGCGCTCGTGTTTATTCGTTTCGCAATCAATTAGCGATGGTATACTGATAAGTATGGAATTACTTATCTCGATCGTACTTATTGTTGTTATTGTAGGCTTTGGAGTATCTGTTTTTATATTACAGAGCCGCCTTCGTGAACTGAAAAATACTGGGGCTGTTGAACTAATGAAAGCCGACGTTACTGAACTATCTCGCAGCATTGCACTGCTTCAGCAGGCCATGGGCGATAAGTTAGAACGAAACCAACTCGCCGTTCAATCATCTGTCCAGAGACAGCTTGGTGAAAGCTCAAAACTTGTTGCTGAAGTGACGCAGAGGCTTGCAAAACTAGATGAAACAAATCGCCGAGTTGTCGATGTTGCTGATGAATTAAAAACCTTACAAAACGTACTTCAAAATCCTAAGCAGCGTGGAGTATTTGGAGAATACTATTTAGAGTCAGTTCTTGATAATATTTTGCCACCAAAAAACTTTAAGATGCAGTATAAGTTTAAGGATGGTGAAATAGTTGATGCAGTCATATTTCTAGAAAAAGGCCAGATGCTATCAATAGACAGTAAGTTTAGTCTCGAAAACTATAACCGAATGGTCGGTGAGTCAAGCAGGCCTGAGAGAGAAAAACTGCTCGCAAAAGTAAGGAATGATCTAAAGCAGAGAATTGATGAAACAAGTAAATATATTCGCCCTGATGAAAATACAATGGATTTTGCATTTATGTTCATCCCAAGTGAGTCACTTTACTACGACCTACTTATTGGTGATGTAGGTACTGGAAGCAGCGCACGTGATTTGATTG carries:
- a CDS encoding DNA recombination protein RmuC yields the protein MELLISIVLIVVIVGFGVSVFILQSRLRELKNTGAVELMKADVTELSRSIALLQQAMGDKLERNQLAVQSSVQRQLGESSKLVAEVTQRLAKLDETNRRVVDVADELKTLQNVLQNPKQRGVFGEYYLESVLDNILPPKNFKMQYKFKDGEIVDAVIFLEKGQMLSIDSKFSLENYNRMVGESSRPEREKLLAKVRNDLKQRIDETSKYIRPDENTMDFAFMFIPSESLYYDLLIGDVGTGSSARDLIEYAFRDKKVIIVSPTSFMAYLQTVLQGLRSLQIEEQAKDIQIRVGKLGQHIGKFEEYMQKLGSSLGTTVNHFNSAHKELGKVDKDVIKIAGTAAGVDPVIISRPQQDE